Genomic segment of Bacteroidales bacterium:
CAAAGTCTAAAGATCAAAGGTCAAAATTCAAAGTCTAAAACTCAATTTCAAAATTCATAGAAAAGTTGGCAGTTGGCAATTGGCAATCGGCAATAATCTGCGAAAATCAGTTAAATCCGCGTCTTCAGCGTTCTATTAAAATCCGAAATCGTAAATCAAAGTGTTAGATAACAAACCCATTAACCACAAAGTCATTTATAGAGATCTGGGGCTTATCGCATACAAAGAGGCCTGGGATTACCAGGAAAAGCTTTTTAATGAGATTACTGAAGCCAAAAAGCAAATTGCAACGGGAAGCGAGTTGGAAATAACTCCAAACTACCTGCTTTTCTGCGAACACAAACATGTTTACACCCTTGGCAAAAGCGGTTCAGAACAAAACCTGCTGGTTGACTACATTCAGCTACAGGCCAAAGAAGCTGAGTTTTTCCGAATCAACCGCGGTGGTGATATCACCTATCACGGCCCGGGGCAAATTGTCGGCTATCCCATCCTGAACCTTGAATATTTTGTAAGCGGCGTAAAAGATTATATTTTCAAGCTCGAAGAATCCGTCATTCATTTGCTTGCAGATTACGGAATTGCCGCTACCCGTCTGGAAGGCGCCACGGGTGTGTGGCTGGATGCAGGTACAAAAAGTGTCAGGAAAATTTGTGCCATTGGGGTTCGCACAAGCCGCTGGGTAAGCATGCATGGCTTTGCATTTAATGTGAACACCGACCTGAGCTTTTTCAATCATATAAATCCTTGTGGGTTTACAGATAAAGCAGTGACCTCCATGGAGAAAGAACTTGGCAATAAACAAGATATGGAAACGGTGAAACAAAAGCTGAGAGGAAAAATTACGGAGGTGTTTGAGATGGAACTTCTCTGACCCGTCCGACCGCTCCAAGCGGTCTGACGGATAATGATACAAAGTGGAATTTTAATAAGTTTGCATGATGGAACTTCATAATTCAATTGTTCTAATACTCAATTGTTCTACTGTTCAAAAACAGACTTTATAAATGGATAAAACAATCGCTACAATAACAACCATATGCGTTTTCTGCGGTTCAAGCACCGGACGGGGAGAAAGCTATGCGGCAAACGCCCGGCTGCTTGGTAAAGCCATCGTAAGAAACAACTGTAATCTTGTTTATGGCGGCAGCAATATAGGACTGATGCGTATCATTGCCGATGAAGTGCTGTCTGGCGGCGGACAAGTTACAGGTGTGATGCCCAACGGCCTGGCTGATAAAGAAATCGCACACAACGGCTTACAGAACTTCCACCTGGTTGACACCATGCACGAACGCAAAGCCATGATGGCGTCCTTGTCGGATGCTTTTATTGCCATGCCGGGCGGGCTGGGCACGCTGGATGAAATTTTTGAGATCCTTTCGTGGAACCAGCTCGATCTGATCAACAATCCGGCTGCCCTCTATAACGTGGACGGATATTATGATCATTTGCTGAAATTCCTGGATCACACAGTTGAAGAAAAGTTTGTGCGAACCGAGCATAGAGCGAACCTGTTGGTAGATGAGGACGCCGAAAGGCTGATGAAGAAAATCATGGAATTCATACCTCAGAAGCCGCCAAGCAAATGGGTGGATGAGCTGAAAGTGGCAACGAAGAACTTATTGGCGTAGAAAGAGTTGGCAGTTGCAGTTGGCACTTCGGCAGGGTCACTGCCCGGAAATCGTAAATCCAAAATCGTAAATAAAAAAATGATCGTAATTGGTATCACAGGAACACTTGGCGCGGGGAAAGGAACCATTGTTGAGTACATGGTCGGTGAAAAAGGGTTCGCACATTATTCAGTCCGGGCTTACCTGATTGAGGAAATTGAACGCAGGGGAATGCCTGTGAACCGCGACAGCATGGTGGTTGTTGCCAACGATTTACGCACACGTAATTCCCCTTCATTTGTTACGGATCAGTTGTATGACCGGGCGTTTGAAACAGAGCAGAACTGCGTGATCGAAAGCATTCGCACTCCCGGCGAGGTGGAATCTTTGCGATCGAAAGGAAGATTTTATCTTTTTGCCGTTGATGCCGACCCAAAAGTCCGTTATGAACGTATCTTTGCCCGTAACTCAGAAACCGACAAAATTGATTTCGAGACTTTCCTGGAAAACGAAAAACGCGAAATGGATGCCGACGACCCCAACAAACAAAACCTGCGCCGTTGCATCGAAATGGCCGATTTTGTATTTCAGAATGAAGGAAGCATTCAGGTGCTGAATGATGAGGTGGATAAGGTGCTGGAGAAAATATTATGAAAACTAGCCACTAAGGCAGTAAATTTATCAGTATCAATAAAGACTTTACGGTATGAGTTGGCAGTTAGCAATTGGCAGTTAGCAATCGGCAGGCGAGTGGCAATCGAATACATCACTCCATTACTCCAACATTCCAAACTGCATCACTGAATCACACAATAAATCCGAAATCCGAAATCGAAAATCCGAAATAACAATGTCTTCAAAATACATCCGCCCCACCTGGGATGAGTACTTCATGGAAGTAGCCAACACCATTGCCAAGCGTGCCACCTGCGATCGCGGCCGAAGCGGTTGTGTGATCGCCCGGAACCGCCAGATTCTTGTAACCGGATATGTGGGATCGCCCATCGGTTTGCCGCATTGCGATGAAGTGGGCCATTTGTTTAAAAGCATGACCCACGAAGATGGCAAAGTGACCCAGCATTGCGTTCGTACGGTGCATGCCGAGCAAAACGCCATTTGCCAGGCCGCCCGCCTGGGTATCGCGCTTGAAGGCGCCACACTCTATTGCCGTATGACCCCCTGCCGCACCTGCGCCATGCTCATCATCAATTGCGGGATTAAAAGGGTGGTTTGCGAATACCGGTATCACAGCGGTTCAGAATCTGAGGCTATGTTTGCCGATGCCGGCATTCAACTGTTTTATGTGAATGACGAAGTGTTGAAGTACGAGAAGCAATAACTTGCTACTGCAGGCTGCTGGACAGTTTAACAAAATCGTCCACACTCAGCCGTTCAGCACGTTCACTCATGAAAGGCAGAGCAGCAGTGTCTTTATCTTTGATGATTGAAGAAAGCGCATTGCGCAAGGTTTTGCGACGCTGGTTAAAGGCGGTTTTTACGACGGCGGTAAAAAGGCTTTCATCGCATTCAAGCGTTTGCTTTTGATTTCGTGTGAGCCTTATCACAGCAGATTTTACTTTGGGCGGTGGTATAAACACATTTTCATTTACCGTGAAAAGATATTCAATATCATACCATGCCTGCAACAAAACACTCATGATCCCATAGGTTTTGCTACCCGGCGGGGCGGCAATCCTTTCCGCAACTTCTTTTTGAACCATGCCCACAACTTCAGGAACCATATTGCGGTAATCCAGGACTTTAAATAAAATCTGGCTGGAAATATTGTAGGGGAAATTGCCAATGATGGCAAAAGGTTCTGAGAAAAAATCGTTCAGCTTACTTTTCAGAAAATCTGCATGGATAAGCCGGCCATGCATCACAGGAAAGTGATCGTGAAGGAAGGAAACGGATTCAGTATCAATTTCAATAGCCTTGAAATTCATATTTTCGTTTTCGAGTAAGAAGCGGGTAAGAATCCCGGTTCCCGGCCCGATCTCAAGCACATTGCTGCTCTCACCCGACAAACTTCCCGCAATCTTTCTCGCGATATTCTGATCATGCAGAAAATGCTGGCCTAGATGTTTTTTGGGTCTGACGGGGAACATGGGGGTGGTAGTATTCAGTGATCAGTAATCAGTATTTCAGTAATCGGTATTTGAATTATGAATTTAGATTTATAATCAGTAATTTCATTCTGCTACTTTAATGCGATGCTTGCATCTGTAGCACTAGAATAATAGAACAACTGCCTGACAATCGTCTTACCACTGCATGACAATCGTATTACCACCGCATGACAACCTTCTGACCATTGAATGACAATTGTATGACCAGTGTTTGACCAATCTGTAACACACTTTCCCCTAAACCACATCCCCCCGCAGCGCCCGGAAGCGTTGACGCGCGGGTGCAGCCTGAAGGCTGGCCGGGTATTTCAACAAAAGTTCTTTGTAGTATTCCATAGCTTGCTCCGGATCGTTAAGGTAAATTTCATACACTTCAGCAAGGCGGAACAAAGCCTTATCGGCAATCAAACCATCGGGGTATTGGGTCACAATTTGCTGAAGCTGATTGCCGGCTTCTGTGAATTCCAAACGCCTGATGCTGATCTCAGCCTTTTTAAATAGCACATCATCGTGAATGGCATGATAAGGATAATTGGCAATCAATGAATCGAGCGTCATCATGGCCAGGTCATCGCGGTTGCGGTAGCTGTGTAGTTCCGCACGTGCAAAATACGACAAGGCTCCGAAAGTGCTGTCGGGATCCATATTATCCTTGATCACTAACGACAAGGCCATTGCATCGTTGGCAATGAGCTTTGAGGTTGCTGCCCGCAATACATTCAATTGTGCCCTGGCCCATACAAATTCGCCGATAAAGAACGATAATCTCGCGTTCCGGAATTTTGCCTCGTGGCCAATTGGTTCATTCGGAAATTCTTTTTCAACCTGCGAGTAAAGCAATGTAGCTTCCCATACATCTCCGGTAAAAAGCAGGATGTCAGCAAGGTCGAGTTTGCAGCCGGCCTGGTTTTGCTGCCCAATGCCAGCAATATCAAGCGCCTCATAAAGCAATTGAATGGCTTTGCCCGTGTCGTAAAGCTTGAATGCATAAAGGTTTGCCAGATCGCGTATCAATGCCACCGTGAAGCGGTTTTTGCCCAGTTCATCCAGTGTGTTCAGGTATCTCTTTTCGAGTTGAACTAAAAGCTCCTGATCAATCGGATAAGTGGAATTAAGGCGCTGGTATTCAGCATTCAGGATTTCAATGCGGCTATGCAGATAATATCTGTTTTCTTCACCCCTGCCAATCAGATATTCGTAGGCTCGCACTGCAATATCGTACTCTTTGTTGGCAAGACTGAGTTGGGCGATGGAGAACACCCTGTCGCCGCTTTCATTGAACCTGCGGTCGAGGGCCACAGCCTGAGCATAAGCCGATTCAAAATCTTCCTGCTGTATGGCGAACCAAAGCATCAACTCAGAATATATTGGAACATCAGGATATTGCCTGATGCTTCTAAGCAGCGATGTACGAAGGTATTGGGTTCGCTTGCCGTCAATATCGGTTCTCATTGCGTTCTGAAAACGGTTCTGAATCTGGGAAATATTTGTGCCGTCAATCCTTATCTGGTTCAGATATTCGGTGACCATGTTCTCGAAATCGCCCATGCGGTCATAAAGATTTCCGAGTTCCATATGGAAACTGTACGAACCGCCAAGCAACTCTCTTCCTTTAAGATAAGCCTTGATGGCATACTCATTTTCGAGCCGAATCATGAACGTATTTGCGGCTTCATTGATGATCCTCATGTCTGCATTCAGGCCTTTGATCACATCATCGTATTGGCGTTTAGCTTTTTCAGCTTCGCCATTGCTCATATATACGAAACCGAGGTCAATCTGATAGCGCAGGTTGTCGGGGTTTGTCCTGATTTGTTTGCGTGTTACCTGCTCTGCCTTTTTAAAGTTTTTTAGCTCGATAAGGCAACTGTAATAATAATGGTAAGTTACCTGAGATGGGTTTTTCTCATGAAGCTTTTCAAAAATAGTAAGGGCTTTTTCAAATTCCCGGTTACGGAAATATTCGGTTCCCAACTGCATATCGGTAGTTCTTGTCTGCGCTTTTGTTTCAGCAACTATGAGCGTTACCAGCGTGATAATAGTTAGAACCCTAAGAAAAAGCTTCATTTATTGTTTAGCTAGTTAATTAATGAGATCGTAACCCGTGTAAGGCTGCAATGCTGCTGGTATTCTGATCCCCGCTTCTGTCTGGTTATTTTCGAGCAATGCTGCCACTATACGGGGTAACGCCAAAGCGCTTCCGTTTAGTGTATGAACAAGACGCATCCGGCCTTGTTCATCTTTGAAACGTAATTTCATCCGGTTCGACTGGAATGTTTCAAAGTTTGAAACCGAACTAACCTCGAGCCAGCGCTGTTGTGCTGCAGAATAAACTTCCATGTCGTAAGTAAGGGCAGATGTAAAACTCATATCGCCACCGCAAAGCTTCAGCACCCTGAAAGGCAATTCCAGTTTCCGCAAAAGCATGCACACATGTTCACGCATCTCTTCAAGGGTTTCGTATGATTTTTCCGGATGTTGAATCTGAACGATTTCAACTTTATCGAACTGGTGCAGGCGGTTCAAACCACGCACATCTTTTCCGTACGAACCGGCTTCGCGACGGAAACAATTTGAATAGGCTACATTTTTAATGGGCAGATCGCTTTCTTTCACAATCTCATCGCGGTAAAAGTTTGTAACAGGCACTTCGGCGGTAGGGATCAGGTAAAGATTGTCTTCATTGATAAAATACATTTGCCCGTCCTTATCGGGCAATTGGCCGGTGCCATAGCCCGATGCCTCATTTACAAGCAAAGGCGGCTGGTACTCAATATAATCAGCGGCAATGGCCTGATCGAGGAAAAAGTTAATCAACGCTCTTTGTAAGCGTGCGCCTTCTCCACGGTAAACCGGGAATCCTGCCCCGGTGATTTTATTGCCAAGCTCAAAATCAACAATATCGTAGGTTTTGCAAAGATCCCAATGCGGAACGGCTTCGCTGTAAAGTTCCGGGATGGTGCCTTCCTGATGGACTATTTCA
This window contains:
- the lipB gene encoding lipoyl(octanoyl) transferase LipB, with translation MNHKVIYRDLGLIAYKEAWDYQEKLFNEITEAKKQIATGSELEITPNYLLFCEHKHVYTLGKSGSEQNLLVDYIQLQAKEAEFFRINRGGDITYHGPGQIVGYPILNLEYFVSGVKDYIFKLEESVIHLLADYGIAATRLEGATGVWLDAGTKSVRKICAIGVRTSRWVSMHGFAFNVNTDLSFFNHINPCGFTDKAVTSMEKELGNKQDMETVKQKLRGKITEVFEMELL
- a CDS encoding AAA family ATPase produces the protein MIVIGITGTLGAGKGTIVEYMVGEKGFAHYSVRAYLIEEIERRGMPVNRDSMVVVANDLRTRNSPSFVTDQLYDRAFETEQNCVIESIRTPGEVESLRSKGRFYLFAVDADPKVRYERIFARNSETDKIDFETFLENEKREMDADDPNKQNLRRCIEMADFVFQNEGSIQVLNDEVDKVLEKIL
- the rsmA gene encoding 16S rRNA (adenine(1518)-N(6)/adenine(1519)-N(6))-dimethyltransferase RsmA, yielding MFPVRPKKHLGQHFLHDQNIARKIAGSLSGESSNVLEIGPGTGILTRFLLENENMNFKAIEIDTESVSFLHDHFPVMHGRLIHADFLKSKLNDFFSEPFAIIGNFPYNISSQILFKVLDYRNMVPEVVGMVQKEVAERIAAPPGSKTYGIMSVLLQAWYDIEYLFTVNENVFIPPPKVKSAVIRLTRNQKQTLECDESLFTAVVKTAFNQRRKTLRNALSSIIKDKDTAALPFMSERAERLSVDDFVKLSSSLQ
- a CDS encoding TIGR00730 family Rossman fold protein; protein product: MTTICVFCGSSTGRGESYAANARLLGKAIVRNNCNLVYGGSNIGLMRIIADEVLSGGGQVTGVMPNGLADKEIAHNGLQNFHLVDTMHERKAMMASLSDAFIAMPGGLGTLDEIFEILSWNQLDLINNPAALYNVDGYYDHLLKFLDHTVEEKFVRTEHRANLLVDEDAERLMKKIMEFIPQKPPSKWVDELKVATKNLLA
- the serS gene encoding serine--tRNA ligase: MLELNAIRENPGQISERLAVKNFQASQLIEQILTIDKVRRETKNQMDQALAEVNNISREIGSLFQSGKKDEANAMKEKTVALKSHAKTLGDQLSDAETELQKILVQLPNLPHASVKSGKTPEDNEIVHQEGTIPELYSEAVPHWDLCKTYDIVDFELGNKITGAGFPVYRGEGARLQRALINFFLDQAIAADYIEYQPPLLVNEASGYGTGQLPDKDGQMYFINEDNLYLIPTAEVPVTNFYRDEIVKESDLPIKNVAYSNCFRREAGSYGKDVRGLNRLHQFDKVEIVQIQHPEKSYETLEEMREHVCMLLRKLELPFRVLKLCGGDMSFTSALTYDMEVYSAAQQRWLEVSSVSNFETFQSNRMKLRFKDEQGRMRLVHTLNGSALALPRIVAALLENNQTEAGIRIPAALQPYTGYDLIN
- a CDS encoding dCMP deaminase family protein, giving the protein MSSKYIRPTWDEYFMEVANTIAKRATCDRGRSGCVIARNRQILVTGYVGSPIGLPHCDEVGHLFKSMTHEDGKVTQHCVRTVHAEQNAICQAARLGIALEGATLYCRMTPCRTCAMLIINCGIKRVVCEYRYHSGSESEAMFADAGIQLFYVNDEVLKYEKQ
- a CDS encoding tetratricopeptide repeat protein — encoded protein: MKLFLRVLTIITLVTLIVAETKAQTRTTDMQLGTEYFRNREFEKALTIFEKLHEKNPSQVTYHYYYSCLIELKNFKKAEQVTRKQIRTNPDNLRYQIDLGFVYMSNGEAEKAKRQYDDVIKGLNADMRIINEAANTFMIRLENEYAIKAYLKGRELLGGSYSFHMELGNLYDRMGDFENMVTEYLNQIRIDGTNISQIQNRFQNAMRTDIDGKRTQYLRTSLLRSIRQYPDVPIYSELMLWFAIQQEDFESAYAQAVALDRRFNESGDRVFSIAQLSLANKEYDIAVRAYEYLIGRGEENRYYLHSRIEILNAEYQRLNSTYPIDQELLVQLEKRYLNTLDELGKNRFTVALIRDLANLYAFKLYDTGKAIQLLYEALDIAGIGQQNQAGCKLDLADILLFTGDVWEATLLYSQVEKEFPNEPIGHEAKFRNARLSFFIGEFVWARAQLNVLRAATSKLIANDAMALSLVIKDNMDPDSTFGALSYFARAELHSYRNRDDLAMMTLDSLIANYPYHAIHDDVLFKKAEISIRRLEFTEAGNQLQQIVTQYPDGLIADKALFRLAEVYEIYLNDPEQAMEYYKELLLKYPASLQAAPARQRFRALRGDVV